Within the Carassius auratus strain Wakin chromosome 18, ASM336829v1, whole genome shotgun sequence genome, the region TATGTAAATAGCAGAAGGTTGGGCTAAGAGACAAAATTGTCCATGACAACTTGCAGTGTTACATACCTCCAAGGCTGAGAAAAGAGCACAATGCTGCAGGACGATCACGTGTGGAGACGAGACACGCACATGTGTGACCCGTGTTTCAGGATTCTCTCGGGTTCCTCTCAGTCAGATTTCTCCACTACGATTTGATTTCAGACTAAAGTAGACATATAACGTATTAAAACGATTAAAGACTTGATGAAACTGCTTAGAGGAACAAACATTGCTTCATTTTATTCATGTGATTCACATCAGTAATAATTAGTTTGTTGTGACACCGAAATGTTATAAATCAAAGCCAAATCTCTTTTCATAATACTCAGTATGAGCACAAATCCATTGGCTGTATATCCAGATTTAGCTACAAACATATACTCACAGAGACATAAGTAGTAATAGTAAATCTCATCTTGATGatgtttatataaacataaactaaaactaaatgtaaGTCCAGCTGCTTTGAAACCATGTGGATTAAGCACAGACAAACTCGTTTGTGCCCGATTTTATGCTTAATGCTTCATCTGGTGTTTCTACAggtgagacgtgtgtgtgtgtgtgtgtgtgtgtgtgtgtgtgtgtgtgcgtgtgtctgtgtgtgtgtgtgtgtgtgtctgtgtgtgtgtgtctgtgtgtgtgtgtgtgtgtgtgtgtgtgtctgtgtgtgtgtgtgtctgtgtgtgtgtgtgtgtctgtgtgtgtgtgtgtgtgtgtctgtgtgtgtgtgtctgtgtgtgtgtgtgtgtctgtgtgtgtgtgtgtgtgtgtgtgtgtctgtgtgtgtgtgtgtctgtgtgtgtgtgtctgtgtgtgtgtgtgtgtgtctgtgtgtgtgtgtgtgtgtctgtgtgtgtgtgtctgtgtgtgtgtgtgtgtgtgtgtatgtgtgtgtgttctatgtCAAACACTGACCTCTTGTGTTCAAACGTCTGAGAAACAGCTTCATGAGTTTAGTGGCACCACAAAAGATCATTTAGCTCATCAATTAATAGTCTTTAAACACCATGGGCATTTTTATAAcgaatatacattttaatagttaTACAAAGCTCTAAAATATTGTGTCACAGAACTTGTcagtaaaaatattcaaaaaaatactttatatttacgCTTTCACTCAAGTCTCTATTACAAGTGGTCAATTtttgtgacaatttttttttattgcaaatatatgcaataaaaaatatatatatataatttgtgtgcAAATGTCTTGTCACACACTCTTCAATCTGCAAGTAGAAGATGAAGCACCAAAATATCAGCTGTGTTAATATTAAAAGATATCActgagaaaaacgtactgtaacATTCTGAACTCAAAACCGCATTCCTGCCccaaaaatatcatttttgacTGGCCCCAGACTCTGGGCTCTCTAAGGATTTGTAAAGATCTGTTCTCTGTAAAGCTACAACATGtgctatatacaaaaaaataataataataataattaactggtCCTAAATGGAAATGTATACAAAAGTATTTAATGATAATACAATTTTACTACAATGGCTTTACTTATTGTAATACATAACTTTATAACCTCATATGGAAACCTTAAAGTGATTCAGCATTAGTATATAgtgttgaaataataataatagtgataatgaTAAAACACAGTCCTCTTTACGGTTTGTATAATCTCACAAAAATTGACCACTAGTAGATACAAGTGCTAAAAATCATATCCCCTATAGAGGACTAATCTATCATTTTTGTGTCTCAGAgttaatattagaaataaatagGCTAATTTAAACAAACCAGATAGCAGGTAAATGTCGATTGATTGCTCATTTAATTACCACAAGGAGTTAACCTTACCAATACTGACGAAATAAAATCGAAAGATAGCAAGTGTAATCATTTGTTAGTGAACAGAACCATGAAATaccttgagtaaaattgaaaattttAAAATTGAAGGTTTTGTCGTCGATTACATCTCACTGGAACGAAGCTCGCAGCTCCGGAAGATTATCCTCCGTGTGACCAACCGTCGAAATCTGAACCTCGCGCCTTTTTTAAATTTGCGCTTCTTCTAAAGTTGTTGCTAACAAAGGGTCGATTTATTGTAAAATCTGATAGTTTTACATAATGACTTTAATATGTGTTTCAAAAAGGGTTCTATTTAATGAAATTTATGAAAAATGACGCTAATTAAATGAACAGTTGTTTATAAGCTTTTTTCCCTTCTGGGGCCTGACATTGAGGAATTTGATCAATATTTCGCTAAATGTGTTTTTCAGCTGGTAGTGCATGGTTTAGGAATGTCATggtaaataataatgacaataaaacgGCCAGCAGGTGACAGCAATTCCAAGTGTTAATAAAGTATTAACTGAATGATTCAAATCAAGCGATTCTTTCAGAACGTCAGGTTTAATTAGAAACGAATCATCTAAATGGACTGTTGAATCACCGACTCACTCGGTTCGTTCAGAATCTGATTCTTTCAAGGAACGAAACACCATGTtgcactgttgtataaaataaatagtacatTTGTGCTCCCGCACAAATATTAGTAGATATTCAGAAAAATACATTGCTTGTGCAAggaatataaaaacttaaaaactatacatgggtattttttctttcattacttGAATTATAAGGCCATTCTAACTGTAGGGCTAttctatgtttttgtttgttttttgcagctCTACTATCGTCTCTCCAGCACAATAACATAATGTCAGGgaatatcttttaattataatcAAGGAAAAACATACCTTAACTGTTGCTTTCTGTTTAAAGAATTTCAAAAGTTGCACTTGAACCATTTAGCGCGAAAAATGACGAAAACTTGCTTCCGCTCGTGAGCAGCTCGTTACAGTACTAGCGAGTTCTGATTGGacaatgtttaatattaatacaatgaCAATATTTAGTTTGTGAATTATATTAAGTAATTCagataatttttacatttcattttcatgGTAAGTTTTTTTCACATATCATTCTGATGGTTGGGGGGTTGGGGGGATACCAAGGGGATGCttttttgactcttttttttaagtggatGCGATCCCCTTCAATTCGAGCCCTGcgtataatacatttttagaataatACAGCATCATGATTCACAAACAGTCCCAGTGTAAGTCTTTTGAAGGaaaaaaacatggtttaaaaCTTGTGGCTTTACGTCACCACGTCAGCTGTCACTTTATTTTGGCCCGAGGCCCTCAAGCGGAGATAAATAGAAACAATGTTATGATTCGTGATGACCCTCACGACACAGCAGCATCAGTGAAAGTCATTGTTAGACGCGCTGCTACGATAAAACGAAGCGTTTGCTTggatactcatatatatatatatatatatatatatatatatatatatatatatatatatatatatatatatatatatatataacatgttcCATGCCAGCAATAATGCACTTGTTATTTCTATTGTATGTATTGTGCACATATCTAGTCACTATAAGAATGTGTAGAGTTTGAGTCCAGCAGAGGGCGCTAAGAGCACAGATGCGCTCATAGTTTCAGTATGAAGGTGAAGCGcgtgatgctgtgtgtgtgtgtgtgtgtgtgtgtgtgtgtgtacgtgccaATAAACTCGTCTCCTTTGTGTTATAAGAGCGACACAGTCAGAATGATGCTGAATCTACATCGCAACTTCAGCAGGTGTGTGTTctctcatcatcctcatcacgACTCTTATACTCTAATACTCGTGTTTGATGTTTGTTTGACTCTCAAACTGTGTCTCATTCTAAATGGAATCGTTTTGAATGTAGTTCTTTAGGAAATTTGACTGTAGCAGGTGAAAGATGCATGGAGGATTTCTACAAATGCTCTTGAAAAGGAAGGAGGTGAGGAAGACTTCTCATCAGcaccatcatcatcatacacCTGTTTAATTGAGTTTATACTTTCTATTCTTCTAGTTGATTCCTCTGATTGGGTTTGTGGGATGTGCTGCACTTGGAGCAACAACGGCTTCGATTTACTTCTTACTGACCAAACCGGACGTCATGTGAGAAACTTAGCTTTATTACAGgtttaataatcagatagaaGTTATTTATGGGGTTAATAATAAGCAATCTCTTTACTAGTTATTGTTGAGAAATGTAAAGTATTAAATTCAACACACATAATGGAACTACCTGAGGaagttaatatttaatgtatgatAATACAAAAGCTGTGTTCATAAAATCTCTTGACTTTTATAGTTTAAACAAGACCAGAAACCCAGAGCCGTGGGAGACATTAGATCCATCGAAACCCCAGAAGGTAAGAAACACTGTTTAGTAATGTGTTATGGTAATATAACCAGCAGTCAAATATACATTAAATCATTGTTTAAGGCTGCGTACATGTAGATTGTAAACAGCAATAACATCAAGTTCAAAGACATGACCTTTGAGACTGTGGAGATGCTCTGAATGTTAAAGCTGAGGAACATGAACaggtgtttgtgtctctgttcaGCTCATAACCATTAACCAGCAGTGGAAACCAGTGGAGGAGCTGGAGCTGGTGAAGAAACTGACCAGATGATCTCCTCTCAGTGTCCATGTTCATTTAATGGGGATCTGATCTCTGTGTCTGCATGCACTGGATTGTACTTTAAACATGCACTGTGCCTTTAACTGTGTGTACTGGGcgtaaactgaaataaatgtatgatATGAATTAAGAATGAATCTGTCTTTCCTGTGCAGTCTTGTTGGATACATTAATTAGCAGATTAATTAATCTCAAGTGGTTTCAGATTAGCCAGTGATCTGTCCAGTGACGCTCATCTCATTTCCTTCAGCCAGAACAACAGGAGAATAAATCAAACCTGCTGACAGTTCACAGAgtcattattaatttgtaatataattaaagAGGAAGTGCTGCTGAGGTCTCCAAACGACTCGGTGCTTCCTGCTTCCGTCTTCCTGTTTGACAAAACATTCGTTGATATCTGACCTGAAGGACACAGGTCTTCACACAGAGAGGctgatgagtgtgtgagtgtgtgtgtgtgtgtgtggtgaacgCAGCCAGTATTGTgttagaaacacaaacacaccgtCATGAAGTCGATTGCATCATGAACATTCCCATCAGCCCACATTCTCCAGCCACATGTGTAAGTCTGTTCATTACTGGTTAGGACCTGTCTGtcatgtcctgtgtgtgtgtgtgtgtgtgtgtgtgtgtgtgtgtacgtgactcAGTGTCTTGTGCTGATGTCGCCCATCATATGATCAGGAAGTGTTTGAAAAAGAGCTCTGAACCAACAAGCACAACGCAACAGCTGGAGACTGAAAGTTAACGACTAACCGTCATAACTGTGGCACGAAGAAGAACGGACAAGAAAAAGAGTTTTATCTgctatatttcatcagccttcaGCTTTGTAGCTCCTCTTAAAAacgtatttaaaaaatacacatttcaaaaATGTGATTTACCCTTATTTCACCTTAGGGTATCCAAAATTAgattcagatttggagaaatgtggcattatatcactgcagtgaatgggtgccgtcagaatgagagtgttattctggattatagactctatgtgtttgagttaaaatcatcttaatgctggatgtgtttcaggttttgtcttctccagatgttcactgatggactggagtgctgtggattattgggatgtttttatcagactctcattctgacggcacccattcactgcagagcatccattgatgagacactgatacaatgctacatttctccaaacctgatgaagaaacacactcatcctgatctctgatgaCCTGACAGTGAGCACTTCTTATTTTTtttgaactatgcctttaattttAATCTTCAGAACACTTCCTGTCTGATTCTCTGTGTCCTTGAGTGAAACGCACAGAACTTAAACTAAAACTGTAAGTCACTGTCCATACAGGTCATCACCTAGCAACAGCAGCATTCACACGTCTGTTGCCAAGCGACACAGCACACCTCACTGTGATGTCATCAAATCACAATACAACTGATGAAAACATCAATAAAGAGcaaacaggacacacacacacataagaccCTCATCCTTTGTTCACTTACAAGTTTTGCCCAAACtttcactaataaaaaaaaaaagaaaaataaagagaaaaggaTGCAGTCTAACCATCCGAAACATGAACCCAGACAGAACACAAATGAAAGCGAATAGaggcttaaaatgtatttatttcaagttATTTGAAGCGCTTCAGCAGTCAGTGAACATCGATCATCCTGATGCCCTCAGACACACAGACccacataaaacacatacagacacagaGAAAGACTGAACCTTCACTGACACCGTgtttccaaaacaaaacaaaaccataaaaataataaaaaggcaaaGCGGCCAAATACTGATGACAGTCAGTGACcgttaaataataatcatattcaaTCTGCAATcatcaaaaacaaatcaaatacaaAGATAAAAAGAGacatttcatgtcatttcatGTATTGATCATGTTGGCACATATTGATTATAAATGTCTGAAATGCAGAAAACTTCAGTGAGACGCGAGTGAAACTACAGTCCGTCCCGTCAAACTGTGATTGTCAGTTACTAGATGAGGGATTCTGCAAACGTGtgcaatatttattgttttaaggaCACATTTCAGTGCTGTCAGATCATGTTTCACCAGATATATTTCAAACAAAGCCTGCTTCTCGCACGGTGTTATATTATCATGCAAACTTAAACACCTAACCACTTTAATgtgaaacatgaaatattaatttgttaaGTACTTCTACATCATGTATGTGTTGCATTGCCCTTTATTCATgcagattttaataaaattacagtaatgagaatcaaAACCCTTCAGGGGTAAATCCAAATGCACTACATTACTGAAAATTAACTGAATACTGTCAAGctgcaaaacaaaagaaaaacagtagGGTTCATTCAGCTCAAGCAAAACAAGTAAACGTCTGTTTTTCTTCTGATGTTGTCACTGTAATTCAACCCGgacatgttttcatgagattcacacaaaacacacaagacGCACAGACACCGGCGTCCCTCCATCTGTCCACGTTCTTCAGCGGGTCCCGGTCCTGCTGTGTGCACGTCAGTATTAAAGTTTATCAAAATGAGGTCAATATTCATTATAGAAAAAGCTGCTAGACAATCATTAAAACCCTGCTGGGTCCCCGTCTCTCTCTCGTCCTCttagtgtgtgtgtcagtgtgtgtgtgtgtgtgtgtgtgtgtgtgagacagcgAACAGCGAGAGACAGGCTGTGTTCAGGCACTGTGTGTGAGGCAGTGTGTGCAGGACTGTGGCGCCCCCTGTCTGTGCGTCTGCAGCTGCACTGTGCAGTGTGTCACGCCGTGTGACGTCATCAGCAGCCGCCGTGCGTTTGACTGCACTTCCTCCCAGTTACCCACAATCCCCGGCACTAAACACACAGCAGAGGCAGATGCAAAACATTAGTCCAAAGTCATGATGGAAACTGATCTCAGTATAGTGTTATACAACCTTCTGTTATGCTCAGAAACTATACGTAAatccagtgttggggaaagttacgtttaaaagtaatgcattacaataatgcaATGCTCCACAGAAAAGTAACTAGTATtacttttatggaaagtaatgcattgcaaCTTTTGCATTAATATTTGTCACCTGAGCTgggcttgtttatttgttttttttttcataataactcaaaagttatatttttggtgaCTGTAAAGGGCCTTTCAGACCAAAACTGTAAAGAATAAGTCTCAGGCTGGAGGAAACACCTCTGAACTAACTCCCAAAGTGCAGCTGTGGAAACAATCCAAATTTCCCCTCGGGGATTAATAAagtatttctgattctgatacttGAAACAGTTATCTGATTACGTAAGGCTCAATACTGGTTATATCAAGAAAGTAGAAGAATTCATTAAACGGAGTTTATGAACTAGTTAAAAGTGG harbors:
- the LOC113118760 gene encoding normal mucosa of esophagus-specific gene 1 protein-like; the encoded protein is MHGGFLQMLLKRKELIPLIGFVGCAALGATTASIYFLLTKPDVILNKTRNPEPWETLDPSKPQKLITINQQWKPVEELELVKKLTR